DNA sequence from the Bacteroidales bacterium genome:
AGGTAATAATACAAATCTCGATGGAATCGAAAATACCAAGATAAGATTCAAAGTGCCCTATTACTTTTGGATTGCCCTTAAAATAATAGGATAAAATGTCGGTATCAATCAAGGCTCGTTTCATCGCTTCTTCTTTTGTTTTCTTGTCTTCGGGTGATTAATTCCCCGGTAAATGCCCTAAAAATAGCATCATCCATGTCTTTCCAAGCACCGGCATAAGAAAGGATTCTGTCCTTCTTAGTCTTCTCCAACTCTAACTTTTTCAATATCTTGTCAAGTTCCATAAGTTGCTCCTCTGGCATGCGTTCGATTCTTCTGAGTATCTGCTTTCTGATTTTTGTTTCTGTGGTCATTTTACTTTTGATTAGTTTTTGATGTTCTTTAGCAATTCATCCTGAAAAGCTTTCCATGGATCGGTTTCCATTAATATCAGCAGTGCATCCAACAAATTCTCCTTCAACTCAGCAATGGTTTTCCCCTGCGACAATACAGCCGGAATTTCCTCCAACTGTCCGACGTACCAGCCATCGTTTGATTTTTCGATAATCGCTGTGAGTTTCATGTTATGGATTTTATTTTTTTTTTGATGTTCAAAAATACAGTTTTTTTAATCGCTAATGATTCGGGATGAGCTTAATTTTCAAATGAAACCGTTTTTCAAAGTTCTCCTGGTGAGTAATTCTCCCGTAAACTCCCTGAAAACAGCATCATCAAGTTCATTCCATACGCCGGCGTATGACGGGATTTTATCCTTTTTTTTATTCAGGTATCGGGATTTTAAAGTAACGATCAACCTTTGGAGGATCTTTTTCGGGGGGCTCAATCTTTTTAGTGAATTGCGCGGTAATGCCCGGATTCTGTTGCTTTTCAATCATTTTAGCATCTGTTCGCTAAAAGTTGGAGTCAAGGAATGTAGAAAAATCAACAATAAGCGTATTTTTATACTTCTTTAT
Encoded proteins:
- a CDS encoding type II toxin-antitoxin system HicB family antitoxin; the encoded protein is MKLTAIIEKSNDGWYVGQLEEIPAVLSQGKTIAELKENLLDALLILMETDPWKAFQDELLKNIKN